The following proteins are encoded in a genomic region of Hyla sarda isolate aHylSar1 chromosome 3, aHylSar1.hap1, whole genome shotgun sequence:
- the STX11 gene encoding syntaxin-11 isoform X2, translating to MEDSESYQAQTTVIMKDRLNELLEYARLHNQYVQNGDEDVPQDIAMFETDHSLEALYRDIQLIRTENHLLKVDVKRLGKQTTRFLTSMRRLSSIKRDSNSIAKDIKLRGEGIHRKLQSLKNLSEDAESKHGESSLIARVSKAQYITLTRAFQQAMVEYNEAEMVQRENCKIRIQRQLEIMGKDISGNQIEDMIEQGKWDVFSENLLSDVKVARSALNEIETRHKELLKLETRIKEVHDLFLQMALLVEEQAETLNVVELNMEKVKDYVGAAKAEVKKAVEYKKKNPCRTMFCCCCPCCD from the exons ATGGAGGATTCTGAAAGTTATCAGGCACAAACTACAG TAATCATGAAGGACCGTCTCAACGAGCTGCTGGAATATGCAAGACTTCACAACCAGTATGTCCAGAATGGTGATGAGGACGTTCCACAAGACATTGCTATGTTTGAGACTGACCATTCTTTAGAAGCCCTGTACAGGGATATTCAACTCATCCGGACTGAAAACCACTTGTTGAAGGTTGATGTGAAACGCTTAGGGAAACAAACAACACGCTTTCTTACTTCAATGCGTCGCCTTAGCAGCATAAAAAGGGATTCCAACAGTATAGCTAAAGACATTAAGCTAAGAGGAGAAGGCATCCACAGGAAACTCCAGAGCCTGAAAAATCTTAGTGAAGATGCAGAAAGTAAACATGGGGAAAGTTCTCTTATAGCACGTGTGTCCAAGGCTCAGTATATTACCCTTACGCGTGCTTTCCAGCAAGCAATGGTTGAATACAATGAAGCTGAAATGGTTCAACGGGAGAACTGCAAAATCCGAATCCAGCGTCAGCTTGAGATTATGGGGAAAGATATTTCAGGAAACCAGATTGAAGATATGATTGAACAAGGGAAATGGGATGTCTTCTCTGAAAATCTTCTTTCCGATGTTAAAGTTGCACGTTCAGCACTAAACGAAATAGAAACGCGGCACAAAGAGCTCCTAAAGCTGGAGACCCGAATAAAAGAGGTCCATGATCTCTTCCTACAAATGGCTTTACTGGTGGAAGAGCAGGCTGAGACTTTGAATGTTGTTGAGTTAAACATGGAAAAGGTGAAAGATTATGTTGGAGCAGCAAAAGCTGAAGTAAAAAAAGCTGTAGAGTATAAGAAGAAGAATCCATGTCGCACCATGTTCTGTTGTTGCTGCCCTTGCTGTGACTGA
- the STX11 gene encoding syntaxin-11 isoform X1 translates to MQNNIISKKLYNLLKLKESVSSIICTILFIQVIMKDRLNELLEYARLHNQYVQNGDEDVPQDIAMFETDHSLEALYRDIQLIRTENHLLKVDVKRLGKQTTRFLTSMRRLSSIKRDSNSIAKDIKLRGEGIHRKLQSLKNLSEDAESKHGESSLIARVSKAQYITLTRAFQQAMVEYNEAEMVQRENCKIRIQRQLEIMGKDISGNQIEDMIEQGKWDVFSENLLSDVKVARSALNEIETRHKELLKLETRIKEVHDLFLQMALLVEEQAETLNVVELNMEKVKDYVGAAKAEVKKAVEYKKKNPCRTMFCCCCPCCD, encoded by the exons atgcagaataaTATCATATCAAAGAAATTATATAATCTCTTAAAACTTAAGGAATCTGTCAGCAGCATCATCTGCACTATCCTGTTTATACAAG TAATCATGAAGGACCGTCTCAACGAGCTGCTGGAATATGCAAGACTTCACAACCAGTATGTCCAGAATGGTGATGAGGACGTTCCACAAGACATTGCTATGTTTGAGACTGACCATTCTTTAGAAGCCCTGTACAGGGATATTCAACTCATCCGGACTGAAAACCACTTGTTGAAGGTTGATGTGAAACGCTTAGGGAAACAAACAACACGCTTTCTTACTTCAATGCGTCGCCTTAGCAGCATAAAAAGGGATTCCAACAGTATAGCTAAAGACATTAAGCTAAGAGGAGAAGGCATCCACAGGAAACTCCAGAGCCTGAAAAATCTTAGTGAAGATGCAGAAAGTAAACATGGGGAAAGTTCTCTTATAGCACGTGTGTCCAAGGCTCAGTATATTACCCTTACGCGTGCTTTCCAGCAAGCAATGGTTGAATACAATGAAGCTGAAATGGTTCAACGGGAGAACTGCAAAATCCGAATCCAGCGTCAGCTTGAGATTATGGGGAAAGATATTTCAGGAAACCAGATTGAAGATATGATTGAACAAGGGAAATGGGATGTCTTCTCTGAAAATCTTCTTTCCGATGTTAAAGTTGCACGTTCAGCACTAAACGAAATAGAAACGCGGCACAAAGAGCTCCTAAAGCTGGAGACCCGAATAAAAGAGGTCCATGATCTCTTCCTACAAATGGCTTTACTGGTGGAAGAGCAGGCTGAGACTTTGAATGTTGTTGAGTTAAACATGGAAAAGGTGAAAGATTATGTTGGAGCAGCAAAAGCTGAAGTAAAAAAAGCTGTAGAGTATAAGAAGAAGAATCCATGTCGCACCATGTTCTGTTGTTGCTGCCCTTGCTGTGACTGA
- the STX11 gene encoding syntaxin-11 isoform X3 produces the protein MISVIMKDRLNELLEYARLHNQYVQNGDEDVPQDIAMFETDHSLEALYRDIQLIRTENHLLKVDVKRLGKQTTRFLTSMRRLSSIKRDSNSIAKDIKLRGEGIHRKLQSLKNLSEDAESKHGESSLIARVSKAQYITLTRAFQQAMVEYNEAEMVQRENCKIRIQRQLEIMGKDISGNQIEDMIEQGKWDVFSENLLSDVKVARSALNEIETRHKELLKLETRIKEVHDLFLQMALLVEEQAETLNVVELNMEKVKDYVGAAKAEVKKAVEYKKKNPCRTMFCCCCPCCD, from the coding sequence TAATCATGAAGGACCGTCTCAACGAGCTGCTGGAATATGCAAGACTTCACAACCAGTATGTCCAGAATGGTGATGAGGACGTTCCACAAGACATTGCTATGTTTGAGACTGACCATTCTTTAGAAGCCCTGTACAGGGATATTCAACTCATCCGGACTGAAAACCACTTGTTGAAGGTTGATGTGAAACGCTTAGGGAAACAAACAACACGCTTTCTTACTTCAATGCGTCGCCTTAGCAGCATAAAAAGGGATTCCAACAGTATAGCTAAAGACATTAAGCTAAGAGGAGAAGGCATCCACAGGAAACTCCAGAGCCTGAAAAATCTTAGTGAAGATGCAGAAAGTAAACATGGGGAAAGTTCTCTTATAGCACGTGTGTCCAAGGCTCAGTATATTACCCTTACGCGTGCTTTCCAGCAAGCAATGGTTGAATACAATGAAGCTGAAATGGTTCAACGGGAGAACTGCAAAATCCGAATCCAGCGTCAGCTTGAGATTATGGGGAAAGATATTTCAGGAAACCAGATTGAAGATATGATTGAACAAGGGAAATGGGATGTCTTCTCTGAAAATCTTCTTTCCGATGTTAAAGTTGCACGTTCAGCACTAAACGAAATAGAAACGCGGCACAAAGAGCTCCTAAAGCTGGAGACCCGAATAAAAGAGGTCCATGATCTCTTCCTACAAATGGCTTTACTGGTGGAAGAGCAGGCTGAGACTTTGAATGTTGTTGAGTTAAACATGGAAAAGGTGAAAGATTATGTTGGAGCAGCAAAAGCTGAAGTAAAAAAAGCTGTAGAGTATAAGAAGAAGAATCCATGTCGCACCATGTTCTGTTGTTGCTGCCCTTGCTGTGACTGA
- the STX11 gene encoding syntaxin-11 isoform X4 — protein MKDRLNELLEYARLHNQYVQNGDEDVPQDIAMFETDHSLEALYRDIQLIRTENHLLKVDVKRLGKQTTRFLTSMRRLSSIKRDSNSIAKDIKLRGEGIHRKLQSLKNLSEDAESKHGESSLIARVSKAQYITLTRAFQQAMVEYNEAEMVQRENCKIRIQRQLEIMGKDISGNQIEDMIEQGKWDVFSENLLSDVKVARSALNEIETRHKELLKLETRIKEVHDLFLQMALLVEEQAETLNVVELNMEKVKDYVGAAKAEVKKAVEYKKKNPCRTMFCCCCPCCD, from the coding sequence ATGAAGGACCGTCTCAACGAGCTGCTGGAATATGCAAGACTTCACAACCAGTATGTCCAGAATGGTGATGAGGACGTTCCACAAGACATTGCTATGTTTGAGACTGACCATTCTTTAGAAGCCCTGTACAGGGATATTCAACTCATCCGGACTGAAAACCACTTGTTGAAGGTTGATGTGAAACGCTTAGGGAAACAAACAACACGCTTTCTTACTTCAATGCGTCGCCTTAGCAGCATAAAAAGGGATTCCAACAGTATAGCTAAAGACATTAAGCTAAGAGGAGAAGGCATCCACAGGAAACTCCAGAGCCTGAAAAATCTTAGTGAAGATGCAGAAAGTAAACATGGGGAAAGTTCTCTTATAGCACGTGTGTCCAAGGCTCAGTATATTACCCTTACGCGTGCTTTCCAGCAAGCAATGGTTGAATACAATGAAGCTGAAATGGTTCAACGGGAGAACTGCAAAATCCGAATCCAGCGTCAGCTTGAGATTATGGGGAAAGATATTTCAGGAAACCAGATTGAAGATATGATTGAACAAGGGAAATGGGATGTCTTCTCTGAAAATCTTCTTTCCGATGTTAAAGTTGCACGTTCAGCACTAAACGAAATAGAAACGCGGCACAAAGAGCTCCTAAAGCTGGAGACCCGAATAAAAGAGGTCCATGATCTCTTCCTACAAATGGCTTTACTGGTGGAAGAGCAGGCTGAGACTTTGAATGTTGTTGAGTTAAACATGGAAAAGGTGAAAGATTATGTTGGAGCAGCAAAAGCTGAAGTAAAAAAAGCTGTAGAGTATAAGAAGAAGAATCCATGTCGCACCATGTTCTGTTGTTGCTGCCCTTGCTGTGACTGA